The Triticum aestivum cultivar Chinese Spring chromosome 4B, IWGSC CS RefSeq v2.1, whole genome shotgun sequence sequence AACCGGGACTAAGGGTaatgggctttagtaccgaccctttagtcctggtccgggaaccgggacaaatggtcctTATGAACTGGGACAAATGGGTCTTTTTCTAatagtgactgtatctcatgagcctgatCCAATACCGAACGGTTATCAACCatcctgtaatcatggaactgctccatgaCATACAGTTCACTCCCAGCATCGGTTGCGCGGAACAtagcttcgagcgcatcccacaagtttttggcAACACGCATATGGTTGCCTCCCTAAACACATTCTCCTGTTCAGGAGAAATCATTATCGTGGGAgacacaccaccaacccagaacacgttcattgccgtgagccacaaggtggtcctaGTCTGACAATGCTTAAAATGCGTTCCAGTAAACTTTTCTGGTTTTAGAGTAGCGGCAAAGCCATGAGTagaaaagtgcctaaaataagaTTTTTGGATTTTtagaaatattagcacttttccaattagactaatccacgagtaaacagtaagcatggaaAATATGGTATGCAATTCATATCGATtcctaagcatactagcacgtacagaACATACAAGCAAaccatctatgagcagcacatatacgcCTAGCACAAGCACGAGTAAatgagggatgaacagatcatatcctccggttggccaggccaacgcggcggcggcagcagcaaccTCGGTttcgtccgtggccttcttctaggcggcggcggccatggtgttGACGTAGGGGAAGTACTGGAAGCAGAGGTGGACGGAGCTGGGGACGGACCGGGagcggctcggctcattcccgcaacccgcggcgtgcgtgcgtcgtgacgaggcgtgccgtggcgaggcgggcgcggaggagaaggagcgtgcgtgtacaactcctattcccaagctcccaatagcaagtggtagagcagaccgtataaagaggtctcactcttcttactgtagcagtatgggactaaacttcccacacttcccaccacttgccgtacacatgcatgggccttagagattaactaggaattattgtcttatatgggcctaaacCCATCCATAATCCATCAGTATACGCGGCCTCATCTACATTTCTATAATGAACACGTTAGAATATTTGTAACTCTAGAACAAAGGCAATTTGAACCAATACTTCGAAAAAATTATAAAAACAAGGCTCACCACCTTCTCTAACCGCAATTTTAGCAGTCATATACCCCCGTCCCTCTCGGGACCCACCTGTGGGCCACCCGGGGGGAAGCCCTAGCCGCCCTCCCCCTCGagccctcccacctcccacccTCCTCGCCGCCATCCTCAGCGCCACCAGGCAATGCCTGGCTAGCAGGGCGGCGGCAGGACTTCTTCCCCTTCGAGCATCTTCACCGGCACGGGACGACTGGATTGCGAGGATGCGCTGGGTTTACGTGTGgtccggcggcgcggcgggcgggcTACGTACCCTTGCCGACGTTGGAATCACATCTCGCAGTGTGGTGACGGCTAGTCGGCTTGGCTATgttttctttttggagaatctaCATGGTCGgatcccagatgcagaggccggggatttTCCTCCTTTTCGCTATGTTTTTTTTTTTGGAGAATCTATGGTATGCGTAAAGGCTACTACAACCTTGGGCAACCAAATACGGGTCGACCTGCTCGTTCTGGTCCTAGTAACTTCTTTTAGCCGCAGATCGAAAGGTAGAGATTAATTTGGTCAAGTCGAACGGTATGTTTTCAAAAACGAGAGTGTAGTACTTATCCCAACTCAGAAAGGTCCCGTCTCCCATATGACCTCGGTCCCCAGAGTAGCTACCAAATAGTTCTTTGGTTCCGTTGTCTGATCCATACCCCAACAACGTTCAATGTATACCGGGTAGGCGAATTCCTGTGCAGAAGTGCCGATACAAAAAAACAAGGTCATTCGTTTCCCAAAGAAGGGGCTCCAAGGAACAAAGGCGTCCAACCTACACGGCCATGGCTGGTCACCACCCTCGGGTCTTCTGCCAATAAATGCCCTAGGTCACTAGTAGCCAATAGCATTCCAACATGCACACATGCCCTTTCCACCACTAGTGTCCTTCTTCTGCCTTGTATTCTCTCCCTATCAACTCATCCACACACCACACTCAGACCCTCCCTCTCTAACTATAAGATGGCACACCCCTCTCAATCTCAAGTAGGGAGAGTATCACATCCAATATTCTAGGCATCCATCCATCCCTCTAACCACAAGCACTCTCTCGCTAGCTAGCTAGCCCTCCTACAGAGGAGCccatgatgtgtgtgtgtgtgtgtgtgtgtgtgtgtgtgaactcGGGATGAGCTAGGTACCAGTGCCCCTCCTCCTCATCGCCCCTCTGCAACTCCCATGAGAGATTTATCTCCTCCTAGTCCTAGACCTCTTTCaccatctctctctttctctcttgcaCACAGAGACACACAAGCGTGAAGAGCGGCTTATGCATGGCCGGACACAGCTGATAATAGCTCCTAGGCCACAGCCACACGCCTCTCTCACACACAGTAGAAGCGCGCAGCTAGCAGTTGCTCTTCTTCCGAGGGCCTAGGGACGGGAGGTCTCAGGGGTCTTAGAGTCCCATCACTAAAGCATGTTTCCTTTCTATGATTCCCCTAGCCCCATGGACTTGCCCCTTTACCAACAGCTGCAGATCAGCCCTCCCTCGCCAAAGGCGCCGGATCACCAATCCTTGCTCTACTACCATTCCTCCCCTGCATTTGCCGCCGACTCCTTCCACCACAGCTACCTCTGTGCCGGTGCCGCGACGCCCACGCCGCCCGCGGCCGAGATCGACAACCAGTCGCCGCCGGAGCTGCTGCTGATGGATCAGGCTCCGGCGCCAAGGGCAGACGGTGTTGGAACCGCACAAGGCCTGCACGGCGGTGGAGGCCTCGACAGCGCGGCGGCCGCCGCGGCCAGGAAAGACCGGCACAGCAAGATATGCACCGCCGGCGGGATGAGGGACCGGCGGATGCGGCTCTCCCTCGACGTCGCCCGCAAGTTCTTCGCGCTCCAGGACATGCTCGGCTTCGACAAGGCCAGCAAGACGGTGCAATGGCTCCTCAATACGTCAAAGGGCGCCATCAGGGAGGTCATGACTGACGAGGCGTCCTCCGACTGCGAGGAGGACGGCTCCAGCAGCCTCTCCGTCGTCGACGGCAAGCACAAGCCGCCAGGGACGGAGGCTGAAGGTGGTGATCACGGCGAGGGGAAGAAGCAGGTGCCAAGGGCAGCCAGAAGGGCACCCGCCAAACCAAAGCCGCAAAGGAAATTGGCCAGTGCGCACCCGATCCCCGACAAGGAGTCGAGGACGAAGGcgcgggagagggcgagggagcgGACTAGGGAAAAGAACCGGATGCGATGGGTGACGCTCGCGTCCACAATTAACATCGAGCCGGCAGCCACCGgcatggcggcggcgagggcggacgAGTTCGTCACGAGGCCGAACAATTTGATCAGTCGCTCCTCGTCCATGAACACAGCAAGAGCTGAATTGGAGGAGGGGTGCTCGTCGTCCATGCCGAGCGAAGCGATCATGGCTGGCTTCGGCAATGGAGGATACGGAAGCAGCGGTAACTACTACCAGTATCAGCTGGAGCAGCAATGGGAGCTCGGTGGAGTGGTGTTTCCCAACTCCCAGCCCTACTGAGAAGCGGCGACATGCGTACGGTACAAGAACTACTCCCGCTGTCTCGCCTTGCACGTGCACTTATATACATACTGCTTTGTTCAATGGATTATTTGTGTAATAATTTTCTTGTGAATTAACTTTGTGACGGTGAACTTGCCTTGGTCATTGCATGATGCAGTATTGTAGTTGAAGCTACTACTAGTCCAGAACCTGTGTTGATTAATTCATGTAATTCATGCGTGGATTCTTATCTCCATTTCTTAATTCTATAATTGTCAAACTGGAATCCGACCAGATCTGCTATTCTGGTGAATGAATTGCTTAATTGATGAATGGCAGATGAGTTTGATTTTCAATTGTTTCATTTCATAGAACAGTTTCCTGTTGCCTGTTGGATCCTAATACTTGGAGTAGCTTTAACTAACAACACGGCGCTTCAATGTTACATACATATACTAACAAGCATTGATCGAGTTAAATTCTTATGTACCAATACATATCAAAATATGTATATATTTATGCATAGTTTCATTTCATACAATGCATATTTAGACCTCAAAGCATGGTGGTACATATACTCACAAGTCACAAGCATTGGGTTAAATTCTCATGACATCTGCTGAAAAAGGAGTAGGTTGATTAATTAGGTATATTTATGCATATACTCACAAATCACTCAAGCTGGTACCGCTGATTGGTAAAAGAAAGTCTTCATGTTTGAATAATCAAGATTTGTTTATTCAGCTGACAAATTTTAGAGTGTCAATCTTGTAACATCACCGTCCGATTAAAGGACTATGTATGTTAACTTTGTCAACAAATTCTGCTTTCTTGATGATAACGTTAACACTGTTGAAGTTAAAACACCGATTGCCATCAAacatacatttttataaaaattacGTTAGGAAAACCTGCATCTGCGTGTACTAGTTCTATGCATGATTTTACGACCATAATTGATTTGCTAGTTAGTATCGTTTGTAAAAGCTGAACGCAGTCATACATGTTGGGGCACTAACATTGTACGTATCGTTTCAAATTGATAACAGGAGAAAGTTAATTTATTAATCTCAAATTGAACGATTTGTAAAAGCTGCATATGATGTTCTTTTTGCCACTTGTGAAGGAATTATGAAATTTGGGCAATCCACCACTACATGGGTAGCCAGCTGCAAATGAGCAAGGTAAAATTTTGGAGCCTCCAAATTATTCAATAGAACTAAGAAGAATGGAAATATATAAATTTGGGGGTATGAGTAGTATTACAGTATGTACTCCCTTTTCTAACTCCCTTGAGATTAGGATACAGTACTGGACCGTTCCAACTTCTTTGAAGTTATATTTTGTCCTCATCAAATTtctttaagtttgaccaagtctaAAAATATAACAACAAGTACAACAGCAAATTAGTTGCACTAGATCTATCCGAAAATACATTTTCGTACTATATATATGATGTAGAAGATATTAGCAAGTACAACATCAAATTAGTTGCATTATATCCATTGTAAAATATAATTTCAAGTTTGAGTTGGTACAAAGCTAGAACATCGATTGCGGAGCGAAGGGAGTGTAGTCTTATCTGTTTGAGCAAGCATGTGCAAATAATAATTTTGGTGAGGCGTGGCATAGTTACAAAATTATCCTAGTTAGCTGAGATACTAataagatatactccctccgtccggaaatacttgtcggaggaatggatgtatctagatgcaatttagttctagatacatctattttcatccatttctccgacaagtatttccggacagagggagtatatgcatatgcatgcttccAGCCCCGCACAATCATAAATTAGAACATGTACATAATAATAATCTTTTCAGCCGTTTATCTCCTTGTAATTTTAGATTTTACACTGACTCTTCATTTTTGCATTTAACCACATATAGTATGTCGACTGTCATCTAGACCAGAGCTATATATCCTCCATATATAATAGAATATGAGCACTAATTTTCCTTTCCACTTGACATACCACTTTTGTTTTCCGGTTGAGATACAAAACAATAATATTGTCAATGGAACGAATATTCCTCCCCTGATAGACCTATAAATGATGTCAGACCAACATATTTCCCTTGACAATGTTCTATACAtcgtttaacatttttaaaatatactAATACCTTTTCTATTTTGTATTGCACATAAGCAATGACTCAATATAAATTTTCTTAAATAAGTAAGTCTTGTTGCCATAAATTATCAGGATAATGGAGCTTAATTATCACCATTACACTGGCCCAAATTGAAGACAATGGTTTAGAAATCATTAATATATGAAACAGAAACACCTCTGGATTAGTCACAACACTTCCCATAGAATAAATAATTCATTTCATAAAGACAGATAATATATATAGGAGTAAATTACTGCTACCAAGTACCAAGCATTTAATAGAGACATTTTTTGGTAAATTTTGTTTGCGGTAAAGGTTGGGGAGGAAGCAACAAAATGGAAACCAGCTTTGCTAAGACATAAGTTTTCAAACGCAAAATCAAACCAGGTGTATAGCTGCTAGAGAGTAAAACGTCAAATTAAATATGACATACTCCTACCAACCTATGGAGTTTTCTAACCAATTCACGAGCGCAGCAGCGCATCTGCAATAAAGGAATTTAGTTACCATGAATCAGAGAGTGCTGCTGCACctgctaggtgtgtcggccaaatGTCACCGCACTATGGGCTAGCTGTAGCAGTAAAATCAACTATTTCTGCACGGAAATTGTACACGGAttaattgcatgcatgcatgtccagCAGCTAGCCTCAAAGGTCACATGCATCCTGTACTAGAAGAAATTAGGACAAACAGTGTCCACATGTATCTTGTCTTGTCATTCTGAAGTACTTCAGTTAAGAAACACAAAGGCGATTGTATATGTGAACATGCAATACGTACCTCGCTAGGACTAGGTACTTCTCCCGCGAAGTACAAGAGTACTGTTCAAGCTTCAGCCCGGGCGGCCAGCTGCTAGCCAGTAGGAGAATATATATTATGTAATGAAATTAAGCTCTTCAGGAAAGCAATTATGCACATACGTACATATCACTTGGCCCTTAAGTAGGCAACCATGTGCACATGGCGTGAACAAAATTCTGCTTGCAGGAAGCACTTTGATCGGATGTGCAGAAAAAGGCTTCAATTTTAGTGATGCGGTATTAATTGAGACATGTACTTGATATGGTAGTATTCACTTGATACAATATTAATGGATCTGCAGAACAAATAGGCAGCAATATTAATTATTGGAAGAGAGTAATTTTGGTTTGTATATCTCCAGGTCAATTTGCAAAGGCAGTGGTAGAGTTTTTAAGCGGTTATGGTTATATCCTATTGAGTGTGTTGATGTAATATGACTGCAAGATagataatgtactccctccgtcccatataaGACATTATTACATCTAATATACTGAGTGTATTAGATGTAATAATGTCAGTATATTGGATGTaataacgtcttatattatgggacggggggaGTATAATATTAGCACAAGGAATCGACAAAGTTAAACTATGTCGGGACTCGGGACATTGATCTAACCTATCAGATATAGAACGATAATGTATAATATCAACACAAGGAAATCAACTAAGTTAAAGTGTGTAGGTACATGAATCAAACCTATCCGACATAAAATTATTGGCAGGTTGAAGTTGCACTGAAGGTTGATCCACTTCCACGATGCGACGAAAATAGTGTCGGTTGACATATCCTTTGAATGAGATCAAACTATCATGACTCATGAGTAGTACCTTCGTTACAGATGTCTTGCAATGATAGGAATAATTGCAAATTTTCATACCTCGGGTATTAATTGGCATAGTTAAGATCGAAAGTGGCATGCTTCcctttgaaatacaagcacatttGCATTCAAGGTACAAGGAATGTTTATGTGGTGCAGCACCACAAGAAATGTCTAATCAAGTTTCTCATATCCAAAGATATTTTAGAAATTATAATAATATTCGCCACATTTATCATTTGATGGGGGAAACCGGAGATTTTGCTTTGTATGATATAAATCAGTCGCTAAAGTTTCCAATTTTAGTTGTCATTTCGGACTAGGATACAATCTCTTGTACATTTCTAATACCATTTTTTCTAGTACTATGCTTCAAAAGAAATGAAAAACAAAGTATCATGAAAGTATATGTTTCATGTCAGATTAATTACAGTCAAAGTTTTAAATTATTGAGCTTGATTTTTTTTGCTTATATTGAACTTGATTTTTAACATGTACA is a genomic window containing:
- the LOC123094332 gene encoding transcription factor TB1; protein product: MFPFYDSPSPMDLPLYQQLQISPPSPKAPDHQSLLYYHSSPAFAADSFHHSYLCAGAATPTPPAAEIDNQSPPELLLMDQAPAPRADGVGTAQGLHGGGGLDSAAAAAARKDRHSKICTAGGMRDRRMRLSLDVARKFFALQDMLGFDKASKTVQWLLNTSKGAIREVMTDEASSDCEEDGSSSLSVVDGKHKPPGTEAEGGDHGEGKKQVPRAARRAPAKPKPQRKLASAHPIPDKESRTKARERARERTREKNRMRWVTLASTINIEPAATGMAAARADEFVTRPNNLISRSSSMNTARAELEEGCSSSMPSEAIMAGFGNGGYGSSGNYYQYQLEQQWELGGVVFPNSQPY